A segment of the Sulfoacidibacillus ferrooxidans genome:
AGACCGTACCCCAGTCAATCCACAAACAGGTGCAGGTTCTGCACTCTTTGGAGTCGCTGCGAGTACCAATGCAGATGGCCATCTAGTCGTCTACTTTACAGATGATAATACGAATACGCTCGACATGCTTAGTGCAGGTCACTAAGCATTCAGAAATTGAGTCATTCACTAGAATGGGAGGTATTGTGCTCAGGCACAATACCCCCCATTCTAGTGAACCATAAGTTGTAGTTAACTGATGGTATTATACAACGAAAATTCAGGAAGAATTACTGCCATAACGATCGTCCCCACAATAACTGCGAGAATGATCACCATCATTGGCTCAATCAACGATTTAAGACGATCTGCATACGTTGATACCTCTGCTTCATAAAAGTCAGCTATTTTATCAAACATAAAATCTAAATTACCCGTTTCTTCACCAATTGCTATCATATGAGATACTAATGGAGGAAATAGTTTGCTGTTTGCAATTGGGCCAGACATGGTAGAACCCTTTTGCAAATTATTACTAGCCTCATTTAGCACTTCACTAATTGCTCGATTGCCTACTACCGAACTCACAATATCTATTGCTTCTAAAATAGGAACCGCACTTTTAATTAACGAACTCATCGTTCGCGACAACCGCGCGATAAGAGATTTTTTTATGAGCATACCAAAAACAGGGGTACGTAACTTCATTTGATCACTTAATCTCTGATAGAATGGTTTTCTCTTCAGATATAAGTGTGTCCCAAAAACTGCACCTGCGATGATAAGGATAGCCCACCACCCGCGTTCAATCACAGCACTAGCATCCATTACAATACGCGTTGGCAAAGGAAGCTGTTTGTGAAATGAAGCAAACACGCTGACAAAAGAGGGTACGATTTTCACGAGCAAAAAAATCATGACAAGTACTGAAACAATCCCAACAACGATAGGATAAGTCAATGCAGACTTAATCTTTTCCCTCGTTTCATTTTCCCTTTCAAAAAAAAAGGCGATTCGTTCCAGAATCTCATCGAGATTACCTCCTACCTCTCCAGCCCGCACCATGTTAATAAAAATTGGCGGGAAAATATCTGGATGCTCCGCAGTTGATGCAGAAAAAGACATGCCTTCTGCAAGTGTACTACTCATTTGTTTTAATGCTTGCCGCATAGGTTTTGACTCACTTTGTTGAGTGAGAATTTTGATGCTCTCCAAAATTGCAACACCCGCACGAATTAAAGTCGCAAGCTGACGACAAAACGCTGTAAAGTCCTTAAGTGACACTTTGGGTCCGATATAAATATCGTGTTTCCACCATACATCGACTTGCTCTTGTAGCGAAAGAACATACATACCTTCATCACGTAACACAAGAATCGCAGATTGCTCATTTTGTGCCTTCTTAACACCACGGATACTCCGTCCTTCTCGCGTAAGTGCTTTGTAGGCGTAGTCTGGCATATCTTATTTACACCTCGCGAATTTTTTATAGTACAGTCAAGCCACCCACCCATTCTGATGCAAGCTGGCGAACTTGAGTTTCAGTGATGTGTTTACTTTGTACTAAATCACGCAAGCTCATTTCCATTGTTTGCATACCGTGCATTTTGCCAGTCTGCAACATGGTTTTTATCTGGTGAATTTTCTCTGAGCGAATTAAGTTTGCAATGGCTGGTGTATTCACTAAAATTTCTACAGCAGCCACTCGTGAACTACCATCTGCTGTGGGAATTAACCGCTGTGACACGATTCCTTGCAACACGCTTGCTAACTGAATA
Coding sequences within it:
- a CDS encoding type II secretion system F family protein: MPDYAYKALTREGRSIRGVKKAQNEQSAILVLRDEGMYVLSLQEQVDVWWKHDIYIGPKVSLKDFTAFCRQLATLIRAGVAILESIKILTQQSESKPMRQALKQMSSTLAEGMSFSASTAEHPDIFPPIFINMVRAGEVGGNLDEILERIAFFFERENETREKIKSALTYPIVVGIVSVLVMIFLLVKIVPSFVSVFASFHKQLPLPTRIVMDASAVIERGWWAILIIAGAVFGTHLYLKRKPFYQRLSDQMKLRTPVFGMLIKKSLIARLSRTMSSLIKSAVPILEAIDIVSSVVGNRAISEVLNEASNNLQKGSTMSGPIANSKLFPPLVSHMIAIGEETGNLDFMFDKIADFYEAEVSTYADRLKSLIEPMMVIILAVIVGTIVMAVILPEFSLYNTIS